In Sphingobacteriia bacterium, the DNA window CGTTTTAATTCATCGTCATTAATCATATAATCATATAAAGTTTCATTACTATCTGCTGAAACTTTAACAAATGGACAAGCTCCTAATTTTATAAAATTTTCAATAGTATTTTTTAAATAATGCTTTTTAGCATCATTTGTAGTTTTTACGTAAGCTAAAATTAAGTAATATAACGAAGTTTTACCGTTTGAAAAAACAGTATTTACATTATTTTTTTCATTAATTAAACGTACATGATCCTCATTCGAGAAAAATTTGCAAAGTCTAAGATTTACGTCAACATTTTTAACTAAACCACTTAATAAATTTATATTAAGGATTTTGTATCCGCATTTAATTGCACCAATTAAATGATTAATATAATTGTCGCTACTGGCTATTTTAATTATATCTTCTTCCTTAAATTTTTCTAATTTTATCAATTTTTCAAATACTGCATACAGTATTTCATCACTAATAGCCTCACCTTTATGCAAATCAAGTACATAATCAACTAAAGTGATTGCAGTTTGGCTTCTTATCGAGTTTTCTTTATCAAACGTATTTCTTATAATTCTTTGATCTAAACTATCTTTCACCGCGTCCATAAATGCTGTAATAACATTTTTTTCAAGTTGTTGAATAAAAAATAATAGTGAAACTAAATCTTTATTTATACATTCATAATCTTTGATTATTTTTGTAGATTGATTAAACGTTATCTCATTAGATCCTTTATCCTTTTTATTTATACGTGATTTTGTTGGTGAAGTATTTGAAGCAAGTGTAACATCTCTTTCCTTTTCAGGATAAGTTATTACTTGTAGTTTCATTGCTCCATTCGTAAAAGACACCTTAGCTTTAAAATGAAAACTGTCTTTTGTTCTTACAAACCTTGCAGGTTTAGGACTTACTGAACGAGGCTCGTTGTTTTTCTCGGCTACATCATCTCTGCTTTGGCGTTCTAACATAATTTCTCCGTAAAATTAAAAATTAAACGCCTTTTCGTTTTATCAACTTTCAGTTAATTTGTCACTATAGTTTTTAAATAAAATAAATTTTTTTAAACAAATTTTATATTGATAAGCAAATAAATTATTTAATAACAATGGTTTACATGGAAAATTATATGTTAAATTTTCTGAACATCTCCACACTGACCTTGTTCGCATCCACCTCTTAAATCTGTTTTTTTAGATGTTGAAATTGGCCAATACTTATCTCCTAAATCATCAACTTTCCCTTCAATTGGACACATTATAGCGGACATGCTAGGAGCAACAGTCATAAATGTTAAAATATTTGCTACTACTGAATTAGATATAAACTTTGTGAAAAAACTATTAACAAAATTTTGCATTAAACCCATTAAAGGGCCATTTACAAACATTGCAACTCCATATGAAAGATTTCGGTGATTTTTAAAAATATTTATTTGCTTACCGCAATCATCGTAACCTTGTAAAAATGCATTAACTGCACTACCCGAGATTACATCAATTAAATAAGGGTTAATTTGAAAATATGACGAAAGTACATTGGAAATTAGCTTACAAAAAAACATGCTAGTAATATAATGAGAATACCATTTAGCATCGTGTTCTTTAACGTCTTCGTTATAAAAACCAAGAGCAATGTTTTTAATAAACTCCGGTAATATTTTTAATCTTGAATTGTTAATCTCTATAAAATGTGGGCGTTTATAAGACCAGGTTTTAAAAATATTAAATGCAAGAGGCTTATATAGTAAATTCATAGGTAATACAAAAAAACCCCATATAAATTTATTAGCACTTAAAGCTTTTCCTAAAATTTTTTGCGAAAATATATTTACTAAATGTTTAAGTCTTATAGTTACATGCTCAAAGTGATAATGGATATCTTTTGTTTGCATTCCAGTACCAATTGCCAATTCTTTAAATTCATAATAGTTATCGCTATTTTTTTCACCTAAAGTCCAAAAATTATCCCAATATTCTTTTATTTTTGTCATATATTACCTATTACAAAAAATTATGATAGCGAGTGAAAATAAACTGATTTGGATTTCAAATAAAGATTTTTATTATTTATTTTTCGAGAATTAACTGAACAACTTCTCCAAAGACCTTATATCTCCAACCCTTCCCTATTTTCGTTTCATTTATGCCCTTAAGTAGAGTAATAAATATGTCATCTTTAGAGGCTATAAAATATCCTGGAAGGTTAAGTTTATCTGCAATATAAAGAAGAATTTGACGTAATAAGCTTTTCAAATTTTGATTAGAATTTAAAGCGCTTATTTTTTTAAATTCCTCAATATCGTTAAGTGTTGGTTCAAGTGTAAACAAATCAATTAATTCTTTTTTAAATCCTTCATTTAGCTTTAAGAAAGCTTCGGAGTTAATTAGATTATTATTTTCTATTAACTCTACTATAATATCATTATTTACTAATAAGTTTGGGGCTATATCATTTTTCTTAGCAATTTCCATACGCCAAAAAAGTAAATCTTTAAGTAAAGCGTAATCCTTACCGGATTTAGGAGCCTGATTATATTTAACCCATAAATATTTATTATCCTCGGTTTTTTCAAGATTTTTCATCTCTTCTTCAAACCATTCTAATCTATTTTGTTTCGTAAGTTTTTTATATAGGATTTCATATACTGAGGTTAAATGTCTAACATCAATTAAAGCATAAACAATTTGTTGTTCAGTTAAAGGACGTTGTTCCCAATTAGAAAACTGAGTTTTTTTGCATATTTTTACATCAAGCAACTTTTCACATAAAGTCCCATAGCTTGGATGGTCACCAAGTCCTGTAAAAGTTGCTGCAATTTGCGTATCAAATACATTTTTTAAATCAATGTTAAAAAATTTCTTTATTCCTTGCAAATCTTGTTTTGCTGCATGAATGATTTTAATAATTTTTGGATTAGCCAAGATTTTCTCTAAACCTTTGAAATTTAAAGGTTGTTTAAGATCAACGGCATATTCATAATCTTTCCCACCAAATTGTATTAAGGAAAGTTGAGGATAATAAGTAGATTTTTTAGTGAATTCAGTATCTATGCCAAAGGCCTCTTGGTGAGATAAGATATCACATAATAAATTTAACTCATCCTGTGTTTCTATTAGAGACATTTAAATTAAATTATGGTACAAAATATTTCCTTATTCGTTTTTACTTTAATATTAAGAGTTTAGCAAGTTATATTAAAGTTTTAAATAAAAATTAGATTGCATAATCTCCTAAATTTGTTAATTATTGGCACATTTAAATTAATAAACGGTTAATTATCGTTATGTCTAAAAGTCAGAAAAATAAAAATACAATTTTATCACAAAATAATGAAGCTGCTTCTTCTCAATTTCCTGTGGTTACAATCTCTTCTGTAAGTGATTTTGCTAAAAAGTTTAATTCTTCTCAACCAGCTTATGAAGATAGCTCAGAACCTAGCAAACCTTTAAATAGGAATGCACGAAGAGGACAAGAAAGAAAAGTTTTGAAAGAAATGAAATCACAATTTAAAAAACTTAAAGGTACAGTCTCTAAGAGCGATTCTCAGGTAAAAGAAATATTTATAGACGTTACAAAATCAGGTGAGCCAACAGTATCTTCTATTGTTGAACAGCAGTCACATAAATTATCTATTCCAGTTATTAAATCTAATGAGATAGAACCTAAATTTTTTACAGGCCTACAAACAGCTTTACATTACTTCAATGGCTCTACTGAACCATCTAACCAAACAACTTCTGAAAAAGATTATGAAGTTTGTTCGGAATCTATAAATATCATACATAACGAAAACAAAGATGAACCTGAAAATCAGCAAAGTCTTAGCAATGTTACAACAACTTCTAATAAACCAACTAAAATAAAATTTGACCCAAATAAAGGTTTTTTTGAAAATATAGAAAGCTCAGGATTAATTGAAAAGACCAAGGAAATCACCTCACTGACTAGTAAATTAAATATTGAAAAAGCGCAAGAAATTGCTTCCCTAGCTAATAAATTAAATACAGATTTTAATGCAGCAATTAAAAAGTATGTTGGAAATGAAAACCCTTCCCCAATTAATATTTCAGACCAAGAATTAATATGTATAAAATATTATTGTGATCCGCTTATTAAAGTTCCATATAAGCTATTAAATAATACTGAAAATGAGCTTAAAGTATATCCTAATATTCGAGAAATACTCTCTAATTTTATAGCAAAAATTAATTATCGATTATTAAATCCGCAACTTTTTAAAGGTATGGAAGTTATTGATGAGTGCTACGATATTAATACTTCTGCAAATCTTGAAGAAAAGGAGCTACTTAATAATAATAAAGACCATCTAATTGTAACACCTTATAATATAGTAACGTTCAATGAAGATTCAGAAATAAGTAATAATTCCACACTTCGCGAAAACTTAATTAATTGCTTTATAAAAATTAATTTTCATTTACTAACCCTTCGTTTTAATTTTAAAAATAAAAAAAAGTTAGAAGAAGAAAATATTGAGTTATATAAAAAAATTGAACAGTTAGAAGCATTACTTAATTCACAAGAAATAACAGAAGTAAAAAAGAAATATGAAGGGGAAATTTCAGATTTAAAAAATAAACTCGAGAAAGTTAAAACGCAGCAAGCATATACTACTCAAACCATTACTACTCTTCAAGCTAGAAACAGTGAATTAGAAGAAAATTATAATGTAAATAAACAGGCACGCTTGAGTAAACAATATACTGAGCTTCAATCTGAATATAAAAAACTTGAAGAAAGGGTAAAAGAGTTAGAACAACGTAATAAGGTTTTAGAACCTTTAAGTAAGAAATATTCACATGAATTAGATAAAATTAAAGCACTTCTTAAAGAAACTGAAGAGAAACATAATAAAAACGTTGATGACAATTTTAAATTACAAAATGAAATTGAAGAATTAAGAAAACAATTAAAAGTTTCTGAAAAAACTGCAAAAAATAATAATGGAACTGATAAACTTAATAATCAACTTAAAACATTAAAAGAAAATTTTAGTAACTTAAAAACTGAATTTGAGTCTTTAAAGAATGAAAATGAAAAGTTAATTAAAGATAAAGAGGCAGAAAGTAATCAAGTAAGTATTGAAAAAGCTAAATCTGAAAAACTAAAAAAAGAAGCTGAGCTTGAAATCAGTAAACTTAGAGTTCAAGTTCAAAACTTTAAAAATCAAACTCACAATTTAGGAAATTCAATTCAATCATTACAAGATAAATCAAATCTTACTACTACAAAATTAAGTGAAAAAGAAAATAAAATTCAAAAATTAGAAGCAAGTTTAAAATCCTCTACTCAAGAAGAAATTAAGCTTAAAGATCAAGCAAATTCTTTAAGAACTCATAATGCTTCATTAAAACAACGATTGGCAGAAGCAGAAGGACTTGCCAAAGCAGAAGCAGAAAGATTTGCCAAAATACATAAAGAAACAGAAGAGCAGAATAAAAATTTAAATGATCAAATTCAACAATTAACTACAAAATTAAATGAAGCTGAAAAGCAAAAATTTGATTATGGGCATTTTAATAGAGAAATAATGGAACTTGCAGGAAAAACTGAAGCAGAAAATCAAGTTTTAAAAATAGAAAATGAAGAATTAAGGATGAGATTAATTAAAAATGAAGAAGAGTTACATCATCATCAAAGTACATTATCTGACTTAAAAGCTCATTTTGAAATTGTTAAAACAGACCCTTCTTTTAAAGGTATGTCACAAATACTATTTCAAAATAAATATACAGAAAATTTATCTTATAATTCTTATAATCCTTCTTTACGAACTTCAAATCCTAGCCATAAGAGAGATAACAAACAAACTACTGAAGTACAAAAAATGAAAAATGACACTTATGAAGAAGATTTTGGATATGATGAAAAAGGAAATTTTTATAAAGTTATAAGACAATTAGGTACAAAAGAGTTTCTTGGATATAAGGATCAAAATGATAAAGTAAGTTTTACTGAACCAAAAATTATGTATTCTAATAAGGAAGAATATGCAATGACTTTACTACCTAATGATTTTGGGAAATTGAATATTACAGAAAATGAGCTTTACTTACCATATGGGTGGGATGAAAATGGAGTTTTTTACTACACAATAAGTAAACAATGCGATGGGAAAATAATGGGTTATATGGATCAGGATAATAAATTTTATGCTCAATTTCCTAGCCCAACATATTATCCTTACATTGAAAATCCCCAAGCCTCGAGGCAAAATCATACTAATATATCAAGTCCTAATGAACCGACAAATAATTATTTTTATTCAAGTGATTATTATAAAGGAGAAAATTCTTCACCTAGTAAGAAATATCAAAATGGGTTTAGGGACACCCATAATTCATATAAGAAAAATGGATATACACATAGAGATCAAAATGAAAGTGAGTATAATAACAATTTAAAAAGAGAGCAAACTTCATATGCTCCAACCTTTATTAAAAAAGAAAAAAAACCATTTGCTAGTCACAAATTTTCTTAATATCTCTTTTTAATAAATAGTTTTTTACTATCATTTCATGGTCAAATGCAAATTTACCCCAAGGTATTTGATCATGAGTTACTATAAAAGCTTTTGCAGCATCATCTCCTGCCGTAGGATTATTAAATGCAGTAGCTTGATACGTAACTTCAACTGAATGATGGCGAGGATCTCTTGAGGGTTCAGAATGTACTCCAATTAACTTTAAATTATAAAGCTCCAAAT includes these proteins:
- a CDS encoding ribonuclease D produces the protein MSLIETQDELNLLCDILSHQEAFGIDTEFTKKSTYYPQLSLIQFGGKDYEYAVDLKQPLNFKGLEKILANPKIIKIIHAAKQDLQGIKKFFNIDLKNVFDTQIAATFTGLGDHPSYGTLCEKLLDVKICKKTQFSNWEQRPLTEQQIVYALIDVRHLTSVYEILYKKLTKQNRLEWFEEEMKNLEKTEDNKYLWVKYNQAPKSGKDYALLKDLLFWRMEIAKKNDIAPNLLVNNDIIVELIENNNLINSEAFLKLNEGFKKELIDLFTLEPTLNDIEEFKKISALNSNQNLKSLLRQILLYIADKLNLPGYFIASKDDIFITLLKGINETKIGKGWRYKVFGEVVQLILEK